One part of the Oncorhynchus kisutch isolate 150728-3 linkage group LG22, Okis_V2, whole genome shotgun sequence genome encodes these proteins:
- the LOC109867301 gene encoding zona pellucida sperm-binding protein 4-like has translation MALQWSVVCLVAVAMLGCLCDAQLKWPYQLPQKPAQHLPPRPPEPLPQWPTQPLPQRPAQPLPQWPAQPLPQRPAQPLPQKPAQPLPQWPAQPLPQWPVQPFPQRPAQPLPQRPAQPLPQRPAQTLPQRPAQPFLQKPAQNIPQQIPYTKGDTKQTCEVADKDKVLCGLSGINTAQCQAISCCFDGRMCFYGKTVTVQCTKDGQFVVVVSRDATQPKLELDSISLLGANGAHCTPVGTTSAFAIYQFKVTECGTVVTEEPDTIVYENRMSSSYVVGNGPFGDITRDSHYDLLFQCWYTGTSVETLIIEVRTYPNPNPVVSVDAVLNVELRLANGRCLSKGCDEMQEAYTSYYTVADYPVTKVLRDPVYAEVRILGMTDPNVVLILEQCWANTYPTGESLPRWDLLVNGCPYQDDRYLTVPIRSDSSYFPPGQFFSHYKRFLFKMFTFVDPTSMVPLQENVYIHCSVTVCHALAGSCEQRCNRQRRDLSAQGQKKTKGDVVVSSQKVIMIDPRFYD, from the exons ATGGCCTTGCAGTGGAGTGTTGTTTGTCTCGTAGCAGTGGCCATGCTTGGCTGTCTGTGTGACGCTCAATTGAAGTGGCCTTACCAACTCCCTCAGAAACCTGCCCAACACCTTCCTCCGAGGCCTCCTGAACCTCTTCCTCAGTGGCCTACCCAACCCCTTCCTCAGAGGCCTGCCCAACCCCTTCCTCAGTGGCCTGCCCAACCCCTTCCTCAGAGGCCTGCCCAACCCCTTCCTCAGAAGCCTGCCCAACCCCTTCCTCAGTGGCCTGCCCAACCACTTCCTCAGTGGCCTGTCCAACCCTTTCCTCAGAGGCCTGCCCAACCCCTTCCTCAGAGGCCTGCCCAACCCCTTCCTCAGAGGCCTGCCCAAACCCTTCCTCAGAGACCTGCTCAACCCTTTCTTCAGAAGCCTGCCCAAAACATACCTCAACAGATACCCTACACCAAAGGTGACACAAAACAGACCTGTGAGGTTGCGGACAAGGACAAGGTGTTGTGTGGACTTTCTGGCATCAATACTGCCCAATGCCAGGCCATCAGCTGCTGTTTTGATGGACGGATGTGCTTCTATGGGAAAACAG TGACTGTCCAGTGTACCAAGGATGGCCAGTTTGTGGTGGTGGTTTCCAGAGATGCCACTCAGCCCAAACTTGAGCTAGATTCCATCAGTCTGCTAGGGGCAAACGGAGCCCACTGCACTCCTGTCGGCACTACATCTGCCTTTGCCATCTACCAGTTCAAAGTTACTGAATGTGGAACTGTGGTGACG GAGGAACCTGATACTATTGTCTATGAGAACAGGATGTCTTCTTCATATGTAGTGGGGAATGGACCCTTCGGCGACATTACCAGGGACAGCCACTATGA CCTGCTCTTCCAGTGTTGGTATACTGGGACTTCCGTTGAGACACTGATTATCGAGGTGAGAACGTATCCAAACCCCAACCCAGTGGTCAGTGTTGATGCAGTTCTCAACGTGGAGCTCCGACTGGCCAATGGACGTTGTCTCTCCAAGGGATGTGATGAAA TGCAAGAAGCATACACCTCTTACTACACGGTGGCAGACTACCCTGTCACCAAGGTCCTCAGGGATCCCGTGTACGCTGAGGTTCGCATCCTGGGGATGACAGATCCCAATGTTGTCCTGATACTGGAGCAGTGCTGGGCCAACACATACCCCACAGGTGAAAGTCTGCCCCGGTGGGACCTTCTAGTTAATGG GTGTCCCTACCAGGATGACCGTTACCTGACCGTGCCCATCCGCTCGGACAGCTCCTATTTCCCTCCGGGACAATTCTTCTCCCACTACAAGCGCTTCCTCTTCAAGATGTTCACCTTTGTAGATCCGACATCTATGGTCCCCCTGCAGGAGAAC GTGTACATCCACTGTAGTGTAACAGTGTGCCACGCTCTAGCAGGCTCCTGTGAACAAAGGTGCAACAGGCAAA GGAGAGATCTTTCTGCTCAAGGCCAAAAGAAGACTAAAGGAGATGTTGTGGTTTCCAGTCAAAAAGTCATCATGATTGACCCACGTTTTTATGATTAA